The following are encoded together in the Silurus meridionalis isolate SWU-2019-XX chromosome 2, ASM1480568v1, whole genome shotgun sequence genome:
- the nusap1 gene encoding LOW QUALITY PROTEIN: nucleolar and spindle-associated protein 1 (The sequence of the model RefSeq protein was modified relative to this genomic sequence to represent the inferred CDS: inserted 2 bases in 2 codons) codes for MDLDAMKYAELRQLAKSVGLKANVKADKLLKALRLHFEQQESSENGNIASDDAQVPEEAAAEPKAVTDSLVTTRRGKKQQTKRKHSGDGADLNPIPFQDDTELPREEEENDGSKRSSKRRKVSSPKVTENKPESAEDDVVIQESKKGMVTKTAGKIPRHEGLMKKKAALRPTTPNFKKLHEAHFSKMESIDSYVQRKNKQVEGLRNTVKDLKAQSETGIKKSAETKTRTMPPVHRASLFSPGVQEKKTQKRRVTQAPARKSVMKESGPFRPSILSTNKINVRFSQATQDNEHKRSLIKTPARMSPHXPLTPMSGRKSEVRVNKNATSVNKTPGLTPFVFNSTSDTPATNKKNTFDLKASLSRPLTYKPHKGKLKPFSSTQENAALNSSQTLPSHQKNYKQHQVQTRAERRVKQTEDRKQXKEKMLGARRGLVMA; via the exons ATGGATTTAGACGCCATGAAATATGCAGAACTGCGGCAGCTCGCCAAGAGCGTCGGTTTGAAAGCCAACGTGAAG GCTGATAAGCTTCTGAAGGCACTGCGGCTTCATTTTGAACAGCAAGAAAGCTCGGAGAAC GGAAACATCGCCTCCGATGATGCACAGGTCCCAGAGGAGGCAGCAGCCGAGCCTAAAGCCGTGACTGACTCGCTGGTGACCACACGGCgtggaaaaaaacagcagaccAAGAGAAAGCATTCTGGAGATGGGGCTGATCTGAATCCCATACCTTTTCAG GATGACACCGAGTTGCccagagaggaggaagagaacgATGGGAGTAAAAGGAGCTCCAAGAGGAGGAAAGTGTCCTCTCCCAAGGTCACTGAAAACAAACCTGAATCTGCTGAGGATGACGTAGTCATTCAGGAGAGCAAAAAAG gtATGGTAACAAAGACCGCAGGAAAAATTCCCCGTCACGAGGGTCTGATGAAGAAGAAAGCAGCTCTGAGGCCGACCACACCAA ACTTCAAGAAACTTCACGAGGCGCATTTCAGCAAGATGGAGTCCATCGATTCCTATGTGCAGAGAAAGAACAAGCAGGTGGAGGGGCTCAGGAACACTGTGAAGGACCTGAAG GCTCAGTCAGAAACTGGGATCAAGAAATCAGCAGAGACTAAGACTCGCACT ATGCCTCCAGTCCACCGAGCCTCACTCTTCAGCCCAGGAGTTCAGGAGAAAAAAACGCAGAAGCGCAGGGTCACTCAGGCTCCTGCGAGGAAGTCAGTGATGAAAGAAAGTGGCCCTTTCAGGCCATCCATCCTCTCAACCAACAAGATCAACGTCAG GTTTTCTCAAGCGACACAAGACAATGAGCACAAGCGCTCTCTGATAAAGACCCCGGCTCGGATGTCTCCGC TTCCACTCACACCCATGTCAGGCAGGAAGTCCGAAGTGCGCGTTAACAAGAACGCAACTTCTGTCAACAAAACTCCAG gTTTAACCCCATTCGTCTTCAACAGCACCTCGGACACTCCGGCAACCAACAAAAAGAATACCTTCGATCTGAAAGCCAGCCTCTCTCGCCCTCTCACGTACAAACCCCACAAGG GAAAACTGAAGCCTTTCAGCAGCACACAGGAAAATGCAGCACTGAACAGCTCTCAAACGCTTCCTTCTCACCAGAAAAACTATAAACAGCACCAGGTGCAGACACG AGCCGAACGTCGTGTTAAGCAAACAGAGGACCGGAAGC AAAAAGAGAAGATGCTCGGCGCCAGACGCGGACTGGTCATGGCTTAA
- the oip5 gene encoding protein Mis18-beta has translation MAKSFLNDCDPCDSSTESSMISTQLKDMEDTMEHNVEYEKCSVFHCAQSKCNMVLGDSLGACGEAKSLKSIICLKISKAVKVRGKLEMSKEGPLKLCTYMALECSGCRRFVGFVLHSTPHHLSNLRGLFLLLKEAINCYMLKTCIIVKASRLCFEHRLLGKSIDEIEQDLEGQLKQVNLLKDTWVDKPGKSSLLSSTISD, from the exons atggcaAAAAGTTTTCTGAATGATTGCGATCCGTGTGACAGTAGCACTGAGAGCTCCATGATCTCGACTCAGCTGAAGGACATGGAGGACACCATGGAGCACAATGTGGAGTATGAAAAGTGCTCGGTTTTTCACTGCGCACAATCGAAGTGCAACATGGTGCTGGGGGACTCTTTAGGAGCCTGCGGGGAAGCCAAGAGCCTCAAATCCATCATTTGTCTGA AAATCAGCAAGGCTGTCAAAGTGAGAGGAAAGCTCGAGATGAGCAAAGAAGGTCCTCTTAAATTATG CACTTACATGGCCCTGGAATGTTCCGGCTGTCGTCGGTTTGTCGGCTTCGTGCTCCACTCCACGCCACATCACTTGTCCAATCTGAGAGGCCTGTTCCTCCTGCTAAAAGAAGCCATCAACTG CTACATGCTAAAAACCTGCATAATTGTGAAAGCTTCCAGACTCTGCTTTGAACACAGACTGCTGGGAAAAAGCAtcgatgag ATCGAACAGGACCTGGAAGGGCAGCTGAAGCAGGTGAACCTTCTGAAGGACACTTGGGTTGACAAACCGGGGAAGAGCAGTCTTCTGTCCTCCACTATATCTGATTAG